From a region of the Mucilaginibacter auburnensis genome:
- a CDS encoding SixA phosphatase family protein, with the protein MKKLIIIRHAKATHETGYEDFERPLTQRGLHDAAVVAGRLKETEHVPQMLVSSPALRTISTAHIFSQHLDLSAAGEIKAIYEADVDDLYEVVTQLPDEVDCIGLVGHNPALGQLLYYFSGAAHDVPTCAVAVIEFDTNIWEAVTANSGQLVYYDYPKNI; encoded by the coding sequence ATGAAAAAACTTATAATTATAAGGCATGCTAAAGCTACACATGAAACAGGTTATGAAGATTTTGAGCGACCGCTAACCCAAAGAGGTTTACATGATGCCGCTGTGGTTGCCGGGCGTTTAAAAGAGACGGAGCACGTGCCACAGATGCTGGTATCAAGCCCTGCTTTAAGAACTATTAGTACCGCCCATATCTTTTCACAGCATCTTGACCTGTCCGCGGCAGGAGAAATAAAAGCTATTTATGAGGCTGATGTTGACGATCTGTATGAAGTAGTAACGCAATTGCCTGATGAAGTTGATTGTATAGGACTGGTGGGGCATAACCCGGCTTTAGGTCAGTTGTTGTATTATTTTAGCGGTGCCGCGCATGATGTACCTACCTGTGCCGTGGCTGTTATTGAATTTGATACCAACATTTGGGAGGCCGTAACAGCCAACAGTGGCCAGCTTGTTTATTACGATTATCCTAAAAATATTTAA
- a CDS encoding 2-C-methyl-D-erythritol 4-phosphate cytidylyltransferase — protein MSQNYAIIVAGGSGTRMGTTVPKQFLSVNGLPVLMHTLLAFYNSASKPHLILALPKGFHDYWKQLCNTHNFNIDYILATGGETRFQSVKAAFELISDHNSLIAVHDAVRPLINSQLIDAAYQQAAETGNAIVAVKSRDSIRQLKNGLSASLKRDEIYLVQTPQIFQYKQLKRAYLQTYSDVFTDDASVVEAAGFKIHLIEGDNQNIKITFPEDIAIAELILKGREDAGS, from the coding sequence ATGTCTCAAAACTACGCTATTATTGTTGCCGGTGGCTCAGGCACCCGGATGGGTACAACAGTGCCAAAGCAGTTTCTTTCGGTAAACGGTTTACCTGTTTTGATGCACACCTTGCTGGCGTTTTATAACAGCGCTTCAAAACCACATTTAATTTTAGCGTTGCCAAAGGGATTTCACGACTATTGGAAACAGTTGTGTAATACACATAATTTTAATATTGACTACATCTTGGCAACAGGCGGCGAAACCCGCTTCCAGTCTGTAAAGGCAGCTTTTGAGCTTATCTCCGATCATAATAGCTTGATAGCAGTTCATGACGCAGTTAGACCACTAATTAACAGCCAACTAATAGATGCTGCTTACCAACAGGCGGCTGAAACAGGAAACGCTATTGTAGCCGTTAAAAGTCGTGATTCCATACGTCAACTAAAAAACGGTTTATCAGCAAGTTTGAAACGCGATGAGATCTACCTGGTGCAAACACCTCAAATATTTCAATACAAACAGTTAAAGCGGGCCTATTTGCAAACCTACAGCGATGTGTTTACTGATGATGCAAGCGTAGTTGAAGCTGCAGGTTTTAAAATACACCTTATTGAGGGCGACAATCAAAACATCAAAATCACCTTCCCGGAAGACATCGCTATTGCGGAGCTGATTTTAAAAGGTCGCGAAGATGCAGGCAGTTAA
- the queA gene encoding tRNA preQ1(34) S-adenosylmethionine ribosyltransferase-isomerase QueA: MKLSQFKFNLPESLIAHTPSDQRDEARLMVLHRDSGKIEHKVFKDVLDYFDDQDVMILNNTKVFPARMYGNKEKTGATIEVFLLRELNKELRLWDVLVDPARKIRVGNKLYFGDDDLLIAEVVDNTTSRGRTIRFLFDGTDEEFRRNVEILGETPLPKYIKRKATSEDKERYQTIYAKHEGAVAAPTAGLHFSRELMKRLELKGVEFAEVTLHVGLGTFRPVEVEDLTKHKMDSEQIIIEEKQANIVNRAIERKKRVCAVGTTSMRAIESAVSASKSLKPINDWTSKFIFPPYDFSIANCMITNFHTPESTLLMMIAAFGGYENVMNAYEIAIKEKYRFYSYGDAMLII, encoded by the coding sequence ATGAAGTTATCTCAATTTAAATTCAATCTACCCGAATCACTTATAGCCCACACACCATCTGATCAGCGTGATGAGGCCCGTTTAATGGTTTTACACCGCGATTCAGGGAAAATTGAGCATAAGGTTTTTAAAGACGTGCTTGACTATTTTGATGATCAGGACGTAATGATCCTTAACAATACAAAGGTATTTCCGGCCCGTATGTACGGTAACAAAGAGAAAACCGGAGCCACTATTGAGGTTTTTCTTTTAAGAGAGTTAAACAAAGAATTACGCCTTTGGGACGTATTGGTTGATCCGGCTCGTAAAATACGCGTTGGTAATAAATTATATTTTGGCGATGACGACCTTTTAATTGCTGAGGTTGTTGATAACACCACTTCACGCGGCCGCACCATCCGCTTTTTGTTTGACGGTACCGACGAAGAGTTCCGTCGTAACGTTGAAATATTAGGCGAAACACCACTGCCAAAATACATCAAACGTAAAGCCACATCCGAAGACAAAGAGCGTTACCAAACCATTTATGCCAAGCACGAGGGTGCAGTTGCCGCCCCTACCGCTGGTTTACACTTTAGCCGCGAGTTAATGAAACGCCTTGAGCTGAAAGGTGTTGAATTTGCAGAAGTTACGCTTCACGTTGGTTTAGGCACTTTCCGCCCGGTTGAGGTAGAGGATTTGACCAAACACAAAATGGATTCGGAGCAGATCATTATTGAAGAAAAACAAGCCAATATAGTTAACCGTGCCATTGAGCGTAAAAAACGCGTTTGCGCTGTAGGCACAACCAGTATGCGTGCTATCGAGTCTGCGGTTTCTGCAAGCAAGAGTTTAAAACCAATCAACGACTGGACGAGCAAGTTTATCTTCCCTCCTTACGATTTCAGCATTGCTAACTGCATGATCACTAACTTCCACACACCTGAATCAACATTATTGATGATGATTGCAGCATTTGGCGGTTATGAAAACGTAATGAATGCTTACGAGATAGCCATAAAAGAAAAATATCGCTTTTACAGCTATGGCGATGCGATGTTAATCATATAA
- a CDS encoding ABC transporter permease encodes MLFLKLFRESFLFAFDALRQNRLRTMLSLLGVTIGIFTIIAVFSAVDTLRDNLQSSVDKLGSNSVYVEKWPWVSDGQFPWWKYMQRPVAKIKDFTELQRRSQTAEAISYEVSIDNRTIKYNSNSVEGAQIYATSHDHNKTWNFDFEDGRYFTDMESRTGSPVAIIGHDIADNLFPGGNGIGKKIKVMGRYVTIIGVFKKEGEDMLGISSDKQVLIPLNFARNVIDVQNEKYGPSVVVKGKAGIPMEEVLGELHGLMRSIRSLKPGQDDNFALNESTMLTAQLDIVFTIIKKVGFIIGLFSILVGGFGIANIMFVSVKERTNIIGIQKSLGAKNYFIMLQFLIEAVVLCLMGGVLGLLFVYGGTLLVTAAADITVKLYLKNILIGIFSSLGIGILAGIIPAWFAAKLDPVEAIRTN; translated from the coding sequence ATGCTATTTTTAAAACTTTTCAGGGAAAGCTTTTTGTTCGCGTTTGATGCATTAAGGCAAAACCGTTTGCGCACCATGTTATCATTACTTGGGGTTACCATTGGTATATTTACTATCATAGCGGTGTTCTCTGCTGTTGATACCCTACGTGATAACCTGCAAAGTAGCGTTGATAAGTTGGGCAGTAATAGTGTATATGTTGAAAAGTGGCCATGGGTGTCTGACGGACAATTTCCATGGTGGAAATATATGCAGCGACCAGTAGCAAAAATTAAAGATTTTACCGAGTTACAACGCCGCAGCCAAACAGCCGAAGCTATCTCTTATGAAGTGAGTATTGATAACCGCACCATTAAGTATAACAGTAATTCTGTTGAAGGAGCGCAGATCTATGCTACCTCACATGATCATAATAAAACCTGGAACTTTGATTTTGAGGATGGCCGCTATTTTACCGACATGGAATCGCGGACAGGATCGCCGGTTGCAATTATTGGTCATGATATTGCCGACAATCTTTTCCCGGGCGGTAATGGCATTGGCAAGAAAATAAAAGTAATGGGCCGTTATGTAACCATTATTGGTGTTTTCAAAAAAGAGGGTGAGGATATGTTAGGCATATCAAGCGATAAGCAGGTGTTGATCCCGCTTAATTTTGCGAGAAATGTAATAGATGTTCAGAATGAGAAATACGGCCCGTCTGTAGTTGTGAAGGGTAAAGCCGGCATTCCAATGGAAGAGGTGTTAGGAGAGTTACATGGTTTAATGCGCTCTATACGTAGCTTGAAACCCGGACAAGACGATAACTTTGCTTTAAATGAAAGCACCATGCTAACGGCACAGTTAGACATTGTGTTTACTATCATAAAGAAAGTGGGTTTCATTATTGGTTTGTTCTCTATTTTGGTAGGTGGTTTTGGTATAGCCAATATCATGTTCGTTTCTGTTAAGGAACGTACCAACATCATTGGTATTCAAAAATCATTAGGTGCTAAGAACTACTTCATTATGCTACAGTTCTTAATTGAGGCTGTTGTACTTTGCCTTATGGGTGGAGTATTGGGATTGCTGTTTGTGTACGGAGGAACGTTGCTCGTAACCGCTGCTGCAGATATAACAGTAAAGCTTTATCTGAAAAATATCTTGATAGGTATATTCTCATCGCTTGGAATTGGCATTTTAGCCGGCATTATACCTGCCTGGTTTGCAGCCAAGCTTGACCCGGTGGAAGCCATCAGAACAAACTAA